A section of the Gallus gallus isolate bGalGal1 chromosome 4, bGalGal1.mat.broiler.GRCg7b, whole genome shotgun sequence genome encodes:
- the FYTTD1L gene encoding UAP56-interacting factor isoform X1: MEVAEPQPGPSPAAGPQPGAEEIDMSLDDIIKRHRKEQTDAKAAGDGRRQQTKNRNLAYGFGRPRFRAWMQRNLQGPNRFRRGFGQQQNNRRQFRNALPGPRRRAAAALSGVSPLNRPASAQEGNKNEDAFPKGSNGQPEARRRPPPGPRRFRAAAASTSTPGRSRPFLLNRGPGFQQKRMQQRFSKAYIQRGQMDANAEGKPPRMRRWQVKPSPGAVLTVSVANPQASQTNTPGAKRPFLRSQRPPPRITKPQPKGVMLRFNFRAMANQTSLTLDERFSGLRNKRRFAAARSARRTVTMP, from the exons ATGGAGGTGGCGGAGCCGCAGCCCGGGCCGAGCCCCGCTGCGGGGCCGCAGCCGGGAGCCGAGGAGATTGACATGTCCCTGG ATGACATCATCAAGCGCCACAGGAAGGAGCAAACAGATGCCAAAGCTGCAGGGGACGGCCGGAGGCAGCAGACCAAGAACAGGAATTTGGCGTATGGGTTCGGGCGGCCCCGCTTCCGTGCCTGGATGCAGAGGAACCTGCAAG GACCCAACCGTTTTAGGAGAGGCTTTGGACAACAACAGAACAACCGACGGCAATTCAGGAATGCCCTGCCCGGCCCCAGgagaagagcagctgctgcactgagTGGAGTGAGCCCTTTAAATCGCCCAGCATCGGCTCAGGAG GGCAACAAGAATGAGGATGCTTTCCCCAAAGGCAGCAATGGACAGCCTGAGGCACGGCGACGGCCACCACCTGGCCCCAGGAGgttcagagcagctgctgccagcaccagcaCCCCGGGGAGAAG CAGGCCCTTCCTGCTGAACAGGGGACCAGGCTTCCAGCAGAAGCGGATGCAGCAGCGGTTCTCCAAAGCCTACATCCAGAGAGGG CAAATGGATGCTAATGCAGAAGGGAAACCACCAAGGATGAGAAG GTGGCAAGTGAAACCCAGCCCCGGAGCGGTTCTGACAGTTTCTGTGGCTAATCCCCAGGCGAGCCAGACCAACAC GCCTGGAGCCAAGCGCCCTTTCCTGCGAAGCCAGAGGCCCCCACCACGCATCACCAAGCCCCAACCCAAGGGTGTGATGTTGAGGTTCAACTTCCGTGCCATGGCCAACCAG ACCAGCCTGACGCTGGATGAGAGGTTCTCTGGGCTGAGGAATAAGAGGCGCTTTGCAGCAGCCCGCAGCGCCCGCCGGACGGTCACCATGCCCTAG
- the FYTTD1L gene encoding UAP56-interacting factor isoform X2 encodes MEVAEPQPGPSPAAGPQPGAEEIDMSLDDIIKRHRKEQTDAKAAGDGRRQQTKNRNLAYGFGRPRFRAWMQRNLQGPNRFRRGFGQQQNNRRQFRNALPGPRRRAAAALSGVSPLNRPASAQEGNKNEDAFPKGSNGQPEARRRPPPGPRRFRAAAASTSTPGRRPFLLNRGPGFQQKRMQQRFSKAYIQRGQMDANAEGKPPRMRRWQVKPSPGAVLTVSVANPQASQTNTPGAKRPFLRSQRPPPRITKPQPKGVMLRFNFRAMANQTSLTLDERFSGLRNKRRFAAARSARRTVTMP; translated from the exons ATGGAGGTGGCGGAGCCGCAGCCCGGGCCGAGCCCCGCTGCGGGGCCGCAGCCGGGAGCCGAGGAGATTGACATGTCCCTGG ATGACATCATCAAGCGCCACAGGAAGGAGCAAACAGATGCCAAAGCTGCAGGGGACGGCCGGAGGCAGCAGACCAAGAACAGGAATTTGGCGTATGGGTTCGGGCGGCCCCGCTTCCGTGCCTGGATGCAGAGGAACCTGCAAG GACCCAACCGTTTTAGGAGAGGCTTTGGACAACAACAGAACAACCGACGGCAATTCAGGAATGCCCTGCCCGGCCCCAGgagaagagcagctgctgcactgagTGGAGTGAGCCCTTTAAATCGCCCAGCATCGGCTCAGGAG GGCAACAAGAATGAGGATGCTTTCCCCAAAGGCAGCAATGGACAGCCTGAGGCACGGCGACGGCCACCACCTGGCCCCAGGAGgttcagagcagctgctgccagcaccagcaCCCCGGGGAGAAG GCCCTTCCTGCTGAACAGGGGACCAGGCTTCCAGCAGAAGCGGATGCAGCAGCGGTTCTCCAAAGCCTACATCCAGAGAGGG CAAATGGATGCTAATGCAGAAGGGAAACCACCAAGGATGAGAAG GTGGCAAGTGAAACCCAGCCCCGGAGCGGTTCTGACAGTTTCTGTGGCTAATCCCCAGGCGAGCCAGACCAACAC GCCTGGAGCCAAGCGCCCTTTCCTGCGAAGCCAGAGGCCCCCACCACGCATCACCAAGCCCCAACCCAAGGGTGTGATGTTGAGGTTCAACTTCCGTGCCATGGCCAACCAG ACCAGCCTGACGCTGGATGAGAGGTTCTCTGGGCTGAGGAATAAGAGGCGCTTTGCAGCAGCCCGCAGCGCCCGCCGGACGGTCACCATGCCCTAG